In Persicimonas caeni, a single window of DNA contains:
- a CDS encoding glycine zipper domain-containing protein produces the protein MATRDRGEEPKRHETETALTRRTSTELTQARAPDKHFDERTAEIRASIDEARRQISDSLDDIQVSVQETLDWKAWVSDHPWQAVGIGFAVGFYLGLR, from the coding sequence ATGGCTACGCGAGATCGGGGAGAAGAGCCGAAACGGCACGAAACCGAAACAGCTCTCACAAGAAGAACTTCCACCGAGCTGACCCAGGCGCGGGCGCCCGACAAACACTTCGACGAGCGCACCGCCGAGATTCGCGCCTCCATCGACGAGGCGCGCCGCCAGATCTCGGACAGCCTCGACGACATCCAAGTCAGCGTCCAAGAGACGCTCGACTGGAAGGCCTGGGTGAGCGATCACCCCTGGCAAGCGGTGGGCATCGGCTTTGCGGTCGGGTTTTATCTGGGGCTGCGCTAG
- a CDS encoding recombinase family protein, producing MTESAILRPPKITERHVNQLVVVYVRQSTLQQLEEHQESTRRQYALAKRARRWGWSDDQILTIDDDLGTSGASIQGRQGLQKLMQEVRCGHVGLILALELSRYARCCLDWYRLLELCAQYDTLIAENDVVYEPCDPNDRMLLGVKATMSETELHIMKQRLEDGKLAKAKRGELVFDVPRGYVWSVDEEIIKDPDAQVRRVIELIFEVFERRRTIGGVCRYLEAHDIKLPHRRDSFGHLAHLGPLEWHKATNSAVSNLLRHPIYAGAYVYGRRQRPSNAGFGSRGEPGRVRVDQGQWLVLLKANHPAYIDWKTYERNVEQLEDNKPAVKGYAQNGQALLGGLVLCGGCGWRMSLHYKDPQTWRYECENYKTKAKDGCRSFSGMSLDELIETLVLQALEPAAIEMSLRVIEEAEKEREKLRELWEQKLERARYRAQRAFEQYDAVDPRNRLVAQTLEDRWQEALEEEERIRRDYARQKAEWQTPLPGEQAEEIRRLAQDLPVLWHAEETLPKERQEIVRAIVDEIHAQVEGETERLRVEVHWAGGDRTAAIVQRPVQSWKQLSYYDELVDRISRLFEAGKSDAQISERLNEQGYRTAEARPFTRAALTSLRYNLGLKRAQSSKPTDLLNLAEDEWTTDQLAERLQMPRASLYNWIRSQKVNAEKRAAQKRKIWVITADQAELQRLEALREQGTSR from the coding sequence ATGACGGAGTCCGCGATTCTGCGCCCACCCAAGATCACCGAGCGACATGTCAACCAGCTGGTGGTGGTCTATGTACGGCAATCAACTCTCCAGCAGCTCGAGGAGCATCAAGAGTCGACGCGTCGACAGTATGCGCTCGCCAAACGCGCTCGTCGGTGGGGATGGAGCGATGATCAGATTTTGACCATCGACGACGATCTGGGCACAAGCGGAGCAAGCATCCAGGGAAGGCAAGGTCTCCAGAAACTCATGCAGGAGGTGCGTTGTGGGCATGTCGGGCTGATTCTGGCCCTGGAGTTGTCTCGCTACGCCCGGTGCTGCCTGGACTGGTATCGTCTCCTGGAACTGTGTGCCCAGTACGATACGCTTATTGCCGAAAATGACGTGGTCTACGAGCCCTGCGACCCCAATGACCGCATGCTATTGGGAGTCAAAGCGACGATGTCGGAGACAGAGCTTCACATCATGAAGCAGCGACTCGAGGACGGCAAGCTGGCCAAGGCCAAGCGGGGCGAGCTCGTCTTTGATGTGCCGCGTGGTTACGTATGGAGTGTCGACGAGGAGATCATCAAAGACCCCGACGCCCAGGTGCGCCGGGTCATCGAACTGATCTTCGAGGTGTTCGAGAGGCGGCGCACCATCGGTGGTGTGTGTCGATATCTCGAGGCGCACGACATCAAGCTTCCGCATCGTCGCGACAGCTTCGGGCATCTGGCCCACCTGGGCCCGCTTGAGTGGCACAAGGCGACGAACTCGGCGGTGAGCAACCTTTTGCGGCACCCGATTTATGCGGGGGCCTATGTCTACGGGCGGCGCCAGCGGCCCTCGAACGCCGGGTTCGGGAGTCGAGGCGAGCCAGGCCGGGTCCGAGTCGACCAGGGGCAGTGGCTCGTGTTGCTCAAAGCCAATCACCCCGCCTACATCGACTGGAAGACCTACGAGAGAAACGTGGAACAACTCGAGGACAACAAACCGGCCGTGAAGGGATATGCGCAAAATGGCCAAGCGCTGCTGGGAGGACTGGTCCTTTGTGGCGGGTGCGGCTGGCGGATGAGCCTGCACTATAAAGACCCACAAACGTGGCGCTACGAATGCGAAAACTACAAGACGAAGGCCAAAGATGGCTGTCGCTCCTTCAGTGGGATGTCGCTCGACGAGCTGATCGAAACGCTTGTGTTGCAGGCTCTGGAGCCAGCAGCCATCGAAATGAGTTTGAGGGTTATCGAGGAGGCCGAGAAGGAAAGAGAAAAGCTAAGAGAGCTGTGGGAGCAAAAGCTCGAGCGGGCGCGCTATCGCGCCCAACGAGCATTCGAGCAGTATGACGCGGTCGACCCGAGAAACCGTCTGGTGGCCCAGACCCTCGAAGATCGCTGGCAAGAGGCGCTGGAGGAAGAAGAACGAATCCGACGCGACTACGCCCGCCAAAAAGCCGAGTGGCAGACGCCGCTTCCTGGCGAACAAGCCGAAGAAATACGCCGTCTGGCCCAAGATCTGCCGGTCCTGTGGCATGCCGAGGAGACGCTCCCCAAAGAGCGCCAAGAAATCGTGCGCGCGATCGTCGACGAAATTCACGCGCAGGTCGAAGGCGAAACCGAGCGACTCCGCGTCGAGGTCCACTGGGCCGGAGGTGACCGCACAGCGGCCATCGTGCAACGGCCGGTGCAGAGCTGGAAGCAATTGAGCTACTACGACGAGCTTGTCGATAGGATCAGCCGGCTTTTCGAAGCCGGCAAAAGCGATGCCCAGATAAGTGAGCGGCTAAACGAGCAGGGGTATCGAACCGCCGAAGCCCGCCCATTTACGCGGGCAGCGCTCACATCATTGCGCTACAACCTCGGGCTGAAGCGCGCACAGTCGAGCAAGCCGACCGACCTCCTCAATTTAGCCGAGGATGAGTGGACGACCGACCAACTGGCCGAAAGACTCCAGATGCCGCGAGCGTCACTCTACAACTGGATCCGAAGCCAGAAGGTCAATGCCGAAAAGCGAGCCGCTCAGAAGCGCAAGATATGGGTCATCACCGCCGATCAAGCTGAACTCCAGCGTCTTGAAGCCCTCAGAGAGCAAGGAACGAGTCGCTAA
- a CDS encoding DUF883 family protein produces the protein MSTDTPKTPGSPEESSTAGHTPGGAQTQTAQPHGGEHAARTEEIRDRAREVQERIEEGYHELEQRYDDARVQLRHANDSAVQFIRENPVVCLVGAVGIGYFVGRLASRRWLT, from the coding sequence ATGAGCACGGACACTCCCAAGACTCCCGGCTCGCCCGAGGAGTCGTCGACAGCAGGCCACACGCCTGGCGGCGCCCAGACTCAAACCGCCCAACCTCATGGTGGCGAGCACGCCGCACGCACCGAGGAGATTCGCGACCGGGCCCGTGAAGTCCAAGAGCGCATCGAAGAGGGCTATCACGAGCTCGAACAGCGCTACGACGATGCGCGTGTCCAGCTTCGCCACGCCAACGACTCGGCGGTGCAGTTCATCCGGGAGAACCCGGTGGTCTGCCTGGTCGGCGCCGTCGGCATCGGCTATTTCGTCGGACGCCTCGCCTCGCGGCGCTGGTTGACTTGA
- a CDS encoding ISAs1 family transposase, whose product MAQMRISRNAATPKGFLRRISDARFERVDDPRAQQWVVHPLHALLKLGALAFSTHARSVRAVEVRSEQLRPTVRAQVGLKERVSDNAFGLVLPRIKWPQLRRCLHRQVKAEWRRGRLVPVRLQKSTAAIDGKHVATVPEKRLRALVTQRTSLDGATLAPAELRQVLSTQFPHVQLQESSHGKLCGLIRVHRTTLISSSAAVALDQWPIAGQTNEWGAIELTVSALMSAYGRTKLIERVTLDAGNATPEVAQMLQGRDIDYLMSLKVGQGRLWEHAVDTLGDREGRQADHRDVVEERGKTICYSVWREKLDGEYGFEGARQVVRIERVVAGDEDAEVGNRYFVSSESPDELGAKEALALARAHWRCENEGHWTADAIFDEDARRTPWTMHPDGVLVAGLLRSIAINILAVLRALTRNKSAEKWHKPTWKMVVEQALMTLCIPILDTTEFDAFEA is encoded by the coding sequence ATGGCACAGATGAGAATAAGCAGAAACGCCGCTACACCCAAGGGCTTTTTACGTCGTATTTCGGATGCCCGCTTTGAGAGGGTCGACGATCCGCGAGCCCAGCAGTGGGTTGTCCACCCGCTGCACGCGCTTCTCAAGCTGGGAGCACTCGCCTTTTCGACGCACGCCCGCTCGGTGCGGGCCGTGGAGGTCAGAAGCGAGCAGCTTCGGCCCACAGTGCGCGCCCAAGTCGGGCTTAAAGAGCGGGTGTCGGACAACGCCTTTGGTCTGGTTTTGCCCCGCATCAAATGGCCCCAGCTTCGCCGATGCCTCCATCGGCAGGTCAAAGCCGAGTGGCGCCGAGGCCGTCTTGTACCGGTGCGCCTGCAAAAAAGCACCGCCGCGATCGACGGCAAGCATGTGGCCACCGTCCCCGAAAAGCGCCTGCGCGCGCTCGTCACCCAGCGCACAAGCCTCGATGGCGCCACGTTGGCCCCCGCCGAGCTTCGCCAGGTGCTGTCGACTCAGTTTCCCCACGTCCAGCTCCAGGAGAGCAGCCACGGCAAGCTGTGCGGCCTTATCCGCGTCCATCGCACTACATTGATCTCCTCGAGTGCGGCGGTCGCGCTGGATCAGTGGCCGATCGCCGGTCAGACAAATGAATGGGGCGCCATCGAGCTGACCGTCTCGGCGCTCATGTCGGCCTACGGACGCACCAAACTCATTGAGCGGGTCACGCTCGACGCCGGTAACGCCACCCCCGAGGTCGCCCAGATGCTACAGGGGCGCGACATTGATTATTTGATGTCGCTCAAAGTCGGCCAGGGCAGGCTCTGGGAGCATGCCGTCGACACTCTCGGTGATAGAGAAGGTCGTCAGGCTGACCATCGGGACGTGGTCGAAGAGCGTGGAAAGACGATCTGCTATAGCGTCTGGCGCGAAAAGCTCGACGGGGAGTACGGCTTCGAGGGTGCCAGGCAGGTGGTGCGCATCGAGCGGGTGGTCGCCGGCGACGAGGACGCCGAGGTAGGAAACCGCTACTTCGTCAGCTCCGAGTCCCCAGATGAGCTTGGGGCGAAAGAGGCGCTCGCACTCGCCCGAGCCCACTGGCGCTGCGAGAATGAAGGCCACTGGACCGCCGATGCCATCTTCGATGAAGACGCGCGTCGAACGCCGTGGACGATGCATCCCGATGGGGTGCTCGTGGCGGGGCTTTTGCGCTCCATTGCCATCAATATTCTGGCGGTGCTGCGTGCGCTGACTCGCAACAAATCCGCAGAGAAGTGGCACAAGCCAACCTGGAAGATGGTTGTCGAGCAGGCGCTTATGACGCTGTGCATTCCCATACTGGACACCACCGAGTTTGACGCCTTCGAGGCTTGA
- a CDS encoding YtxH domain-containing protein, whose product MDWKKSLQTFNDSARSSYDNSVNSLLDRMGLEQKRSTMEVILPALGIFGAGMAVGAALGVLFAPKRGEEIRSDLGSQIGQLRERGYESYEQLRSRGATESLGAETQQESTQATPQAE is encoded by the coding sequence ATGGACTGGAAAAAGAGCCTGCAGACTTTCAACGACTCCGCACGCAGCTCGTACGATAACTCAGTGAACTCGCTGCTCGACCGCATGGGTCTGGAGCAAAAGCGCAGCACCATGGAGGTCATCCTCCCTGCACTGGGTATCTTTGGAGCAGGTATGGCCGTCGGCGCGGCTCTGGGCGTGCTCTTCGCCCCCAAGCGCGGTGAAGAGATTCGCAGCGACCTGGGCAGCCAGATCGGCCAGCTTCGCGAGCGTGGCTACGAGAGCTACGAGCAGCTTCGCAGCCGCGGCGCGACCGAATCGCTGGGCGCCGAGACCCAGCAAGAGTCGACACAGGCCACTCCGCAAGCTGAGTAA